TATAATATTGTTACAACGAATCCCATTGCGCTCGAGCACCTTGGGACTCACCATGAACATTTTATGCCGAAGAAATTCTTTACAGTTTGAGGATTCTTCGGGAAACTGCTCCTTCATGAACTTATAGAACTTCTTTGAGTCCTCCTGTGGGATAGAATACCACTGTTTAGGCATTCCAAAATGCAGATAATTAATGGAATACAGATCTTGATCCTCCAGATGCCATGCAAAGGTCGCCTTCCATAAACCAGCGTACAAGTAGGATTGATTAACACCCGGCACCTTTTCTTCCAAGTGATCTAATAAATTCGGTAGCCGTGATACATTCCACTCGTTCATAGAATCTTTAAACAATGACCCTAACGTGTCAGCACCATACATAGGAGTAGTAAAGTTCAGTGTTTTCCAGTAATACTGTTCCAAGGATCGCAAATAATTCTCGTCATATTGTTCAATATTATCCACATTGTAGTACGGCTGAAATTGTTTAAAGTCTTCATCCGTAAAGTCCTCGTGATTCTTGGTTTTCAATTTCGTTGATTTCGTTCGACCACTAACTATTGTCCCTGTCGCACCATGCTCGCCATCATTTAAACCCGGCGGTTTCAGAGATGAAGGCGGCGACGGCGTACCCGCACGATTCCTAAGATCAGGGTGCTGGTAGTCTAATGAAAGATCTTTCCACTGCATTATATTATAGGTTTTCTGCTTCTCCACATTTTGTACAATATAGACACCTTTCGAACCACTAATATGCTGCTGTATTGGAGATCTAATATTAACCTGCTTCAATAATTCTACAGCTGGTGGGTCTTCTAATTGATCCAACCATTCCTTAGGTGGAACTATCTTCACTATTCCCGACTTCATCCCATACTCGTCAATTAGGATCATATACTTATAAAAGTCCCTGAACTCATTATAATCTGGTATGAAAACCGGCACGCCACCTTCAAAGTGATCTGGATTCCCGCTCATGGTCCAAAAATCACCCAATAATGTTTTTTgttaaaaaaaaattctaTAAAAGGGTGATGCCTTTAACACTATTGCTAATACCTTAATTGGTCCCCTACCAAAAAACAGCGTTTAAATAAACCTTCAAATAATGAAACAAATAGCCTGCACTGATAAATCCCTATAACTGCTAGCTTCCGTACTTTTTAACGTATTCGATACCTTTTTTAGGTTTATTAGCATTGATTCCATCAATATACCGAAGTAAAGGATAGAACCCCTAGCTTTAAAGATGGCAACCCctgaaaatttttattaatCGTACAATGTGATTCACGTGACCTGCTTTTAGCTTATGTAATTATCATGGACGCGCTCGGTGCACATTAGGCGGTGCCTGTTGTTGCAGAGATGACATCACAGCAACGCGGTCATGTACAGATTATCAATGGCTACTGAACGATAGTTGTGATATGCACAGGCTAAAAAATGGTTACAGCCAGTAGCGTTGCTTCCCGTTGGTTGGGTTCGCCGATCCCTTTATGTGAAAAGATGTTCGTGGAAATCCCTGAGAAAAGGTTTTACCCCTGTGCCGGCGCAGGGGAACCGACCTAAAAGAAGAGACATGCTGCAATACGCCCTATGCCCGAGCAGCCTGAAGGTATCATCACGTGAACTGCGTCAAAGAGTGTTATCTAATCACCACGTGGTTATCACGTGGTGATTTACCCGGTCTTTGGTTACTCGATGGTTACAAGAAGAGATAGTTGGAAGAAGGCCAGGCTAAATGGATGGTACTTAGCTGTAATTCGATACTGAGTGAAGCTTTCAGACCTTAGCTGCGATGACCAGGGTGCTTGTAAATCCTTTACGCCTCTCAGATGTCGAGAAGAAGATTTGTAGGGTTATAAAAGATTACTGTAACTATTACAACAATGTGAAAGTGAAACCTGAAGAGAAACTTGTCGCTAGGATTGCTGGTGGCTGGGTGCGTGATAAGTTATTAGGATTGGAATCTGATGACATTGATATTGTTGTGAATAACATGACAGGTGAAACGTTTGTCACTGGTTTACTTGAATACTTTAATAAACAAGGTCAACTATCCAACGCTAAAGTATATAAGATTAAGAAAAATCCAGAAAAGTCCAAACATCTTGCAACATGTTCTACGAAGTTATTTGATATATCAATTGATTTTGTCAATTTACGTTCTGAGGAGTATAGCGATCATTCTAGAGTCCCTGTTGCTGAATTTGGTACTCCACTTCAAGATGTAACGCGGCGAGATGCGACGCTTAATGCCCTATTTTACAATATTATTGAAAATCAGGTAGAGGACCTAAGTGGGAGAGGTCTCAAGGACCTTGAGGATGGGTTTCTTCGTACACCAATGCCACCAAGACAAACTTTCCTTGATGATCCATTACGTATCCTCCGTTTGATCCGTTTTGCTTCACGTTTCCAGTTTGTCATTGATCCAGAAGCAATTGAAGCTGCCAAGCAACCTGATATTCTTACGTCCTTTGAGAAAAAGGTTTCAAGGCCTCGTATAGGTACTGAAGTACACAAGATACTATCTGGGCCGGATCCTTTATATGGTATTCGTTTGATGCATCAGGTTGACCttattaaaaaaatattCTCATATGATGGGAAATTAGACGGTACTGTAATAGAACGCTCAAAGGATATGAATGCATTCATTCCACTGCTTCTAAATCAATTAAAACCTTTGCTCCGGGATTTTGAAGGTCTTGCTGCGAAATATTCAAGCCCAAACTTCCGTGAATGTTACTTATTGTCTATGATTTTATCCCCTCTATACGGAATACAAGTTGATTCAGGAAAATTGAGTCTCACAGAAAAAATCTTGAAGGATGGTTTACATTTTGGAAACGCTGTTGCTGATGTTATCAAAGTTGCCGTAGATTCCATTCCACGTTATGATAAAATGGTTGAGAACTACGCTGAGTGGACTCGCGCTCAAATCGGCAGCGTCTTAAGAACTCTTAAGGAACACAGGGAACTCTGTCATTATGTTGCTCTAACTTACAGGTATTTGATAGAGACTGATGAGAATAGTAAAAAGTTATCGCTAGATATGTACCAGAAATTCGAAGAATACGTCAGAGAAGCAGAACTTCAAAATGTTTATAAATTGGTACCACTAATGAATGGTAAAGAACTTATTCAACTATATGCAACTAAAAGTGGTGTGTGGATGAGTAAAGCTATGAGTGATATCATTAACTGGCAAATGGACCATCCTAATGGTACTAAGGAAGAACTAAAGTCATGGTTGTTGGAAGTGAAGAGCAATTATGTTCCAGTGTGAAAATGTTTCACTTTTGCTAGAGTTTGGGAATCCTGTAATGTAGTGTAATGTTAAAACTTTCTGTAACTTAGAAAGATGTGCAATATTGATGGTCCAAACGgatatataatatatatgTAAAAATATATACATCAAAACATTTAGCACCATAATGCTCGGCCACTAGTATTTATCACACCGTGAAAACAATAATTAGAATTGACAAACAAATAGGAACTAGCAAGCAGTAATAATCATAACAGCGATTAATGGAAAATAAGGCCATCTAGGATTACAATTGACAATTACAAATTGTCGAACATTACAGGTATGGAACACATCTTAATCAAATTCTGTTTTCTTATATGTCCTTATTCTCCATGAAGGTATAGAAATCGTTCCTCAAATGCGGTATATCTAAATCTTGGAACTTGTAGTTGTGTCGAGAAAATTGGTGTGAGTGGTTATTCTGCCCCTGATCGTTATCTTTCACATCTCCTTGGGAATTGCAATTGTCAACCTCTAATGTAGAAGATATCATATCCACACCTGTGGCTGATGATAGTACCTTCTTTTGGTTAAGAGTACTGTTGGAACTTTTATCTGTAGTTACATCCAATGGTACTTCATTTTCCGTAGATAATATAGTAAGGGCGTTTTCTAGATCAAATTCCACATAGCTTTCTAAAGGATTATTATCACTAGCAACTAAATCCTCGCATAATTCATTCGACTCTGAAGAATACGGAGTTTGTTTTAAatgctgctgttgctgcttGTTTTCCATGTTCATTAAGTTAATGCTTGGCGAGCCTACCCTTGTATGCACCAAACCAACGCTTTGCGAATCATGCAAATATTGATATGAGGATTCACTTGTAGAAATTGACCGTCCAGGCGGTTCAAAATCTCTCTTAGTATTACTGGCTATTGTTATAGGGACCATTTGGGGTTCAGCCTCCTCGTTTTCTTCTATAGTAGTGGTTGGTATTCCGTTTACTGCAGGTAGGCTTTGTTCATCATATAGATTATTAATAAAGTTATCATTCTCGATAGTCCACATGCCACAATATTCTGTGTAAGGTACATTTGGAAAGTTGACATCAGATATGCTTGAATTCGACACATGTGAAAATGTAGGCGTAACACCACCAGAAGTTGAGGACTGTTGGTATTGTTTGAGTGATTCTAAGATCGATTCCTGCTTCTTCTTGTGTGAATAGCGTTGCCTTACATGGGTGTCAATATAGGAACCCATCTCAATGATAGAATCTGATTTGTGTATGGATTGTGGCTGTTGGTTCGTAGCAGTTCCAGTCGAAATGCTTGATAAGCATTTGGAGGATGGTTCGCAAGGTATTCTAGTGTTTGAAGAACATTTTGTGTTGGACCTTGATCTGCCAGGTGAGTGTGATCTTATCGGCGAATAAAGTAGTGATTGAATAGAATTTACACTCGTGTTGCCAGGAATGTTACAGGGAGACACGATTTGTGAGTTTGATACAATAGAACTAACGGACCCGCCAGTATTTGCTCTCTTCCTTGTAAACATCCTACTAAAGGCTATTGACGCATCGTTTTCATCAACATTAAATGAGCTATTAGAAAAGGTATTGGACCTATGCAAATTGAGATTCGTTAAAGTTGAATGACTAATATCTGTTTCTGACGTAGCGTCTTCATACCTACAGTAAGGATCTAAGTAATGGGTATAGTATTCGGTCTCACCATTGTTATTCTCAATATCGTCGTACTCATAATTAGGGGCATATTTTATCCCTTGATGTTCATTAGCAGAGAGGGTTCTAAATTTATTATTGCCTTTGCTAGAGGATGCCGACAGCGGAAGTTCAATTCTCGAGCTGTTTAGGCCCGAATTTACTTCAGAATGCAAGTTATTAGCAGTTCGTAAAAACCTcttttttaataaatcaATCTTACCATTTTGTTCCCGTTGCGGATGGGTAGGCGGACACAATCCGGACGGACTATTGCTCGTTGCCGCTGGTGAAAGGCCAGGGCCATCACTTCTACCATGCAGAACAACATTGGCACTCATGGATCGTCTTATGCGTGGTCTTGAATTTGAACGTAGAGAGCTTGACATACTATTACAAGCTGAGCGTTGAAGACCAAATTCGTCTCCAGCTAAATTTGCCATGCCATTTTGGATAGGAGAAGCGCTGTTTAGTTTACTCTTCATGCTTCCAGCGCTGCTGATGGCACTACTACCAATCTTGCCGCATTCCAAATACGAACTGTAACTTCTCTTTGATGCAGAGTTTGGCGTGGTAGACGGCGTAGAACGTGAATCAATAACAGATGGTGACTCCAGCACCTTCAATTCTTGGGTTACGATTTTATTGTTGTCATTACGCTTGAACATACGCAGCATATTTTCTCGGCGCGAAGGCTTGGCTTTCTTCGGTGACTCGGATGTATCTTGTACCGTAAAGTTTACAAAAACCATCTTGCCGTTCTTTTTCGCCTTGGCTTTCTGCGCCTTTCGCGTCTTCGGTTGGTCCGGGTCTTCCAATAGCACAGGAACAGGTGTGTTCATGATATTGATTCTATTGTTACCACCATTTAAAGTGAGAGTGGGAGAACTATTATTAGCAGTATTCGCAGCCGCTATCGCACTGAGATCTGTAAAAACTTCCTGTGTCATCGTCGAGGATTTCTTGTAATAGTGTGGAATTTTCCACTTGCTAGTGGACTCATCGGAGACCATTCTTGATGAAGGAGTTTTGTGAGGCTTCATTAAACGAGGCAGAATTAACTTTCAATGTCCTAGTCTTCCAAGTGCGTTTTTTCTATCAATATGCTAATTACAGCTTTCCTGCGGCTCGCTAACCTATTTATCTAACC
This window of the Eremothecium sinecaudum strain ATCC 58844 chromosome VII, complete sequence genome carries:
- the CCA1 gene encoding tRNA adenylyltransferase (Syntenic homolog of Ashbya gossypii AGR118W; Syntenic homolog of Saccharomyces cerevisiae YER168C (CCA1)), which gives rise to MTRVLVNPLRLSDVEKKICRVIKDYCNYYNNVKVKPEEKLVARIAGGWVRDKLLGLESDDIDIVVNNMTGETFVTGLLEYFNKQGQLSNAKVYKIKKNPEKSKHLATCSTKLFDISIDFVNLRSEEYSDHSRVPVAEFGTPLQDVTRRDATLNALFYNIIENQVEDLSGRGLKDLEDGFLRTPMPPRQTFLDDPLRILRLIRFASRFQFVIDPEAIEAAKQPDILTSFEKKVSRPRIGTEVHKILSGPDPLYGIRLMHQVDLIKKIFSYDGKLDGTVIERSKDMNAFIPLLLNQLKPLLRDFEGLAAKYSSPNFRECYLLSMILSPLYGIQVDSGKLSLTEKILKDGLHFGNAVADVIKVAVDSIPRYDKMVENYAEWTRAQIGSVLRTLKEHRELCHYVALTYRYLIETDENSKKLSLDMYQKFEEYVREAELQNVYKLVPLMNGKELIQLYATKSGVWMSKAMSDIINWQMDHPNGTKEELKSWLLEVKSNYVPV
- the BCK2 gene encoding Bck2p (Syntenic homolog of Ashbya gossypii AGR119C; Syntenic homolog of Saccharomyces cerevisiae YER167W (BCK2)), producing the protein MKPHKTPSSRMVSDESTSKWKIPHYYKKSSTMTQEVFTDLSAIAAANTANNSSPTLTLNGGNNRINIMNTPVPVLLEDPDQPKTRKAQKAKAKKNGKMVFVNFTVQDTSESPKKAKPSRRENMLRMFKRNDNNKIVTQELKVLESPSVIDSRSTPSTTPNSASKRSYSSYLECGKIGSSAISSAGSMKSKLNSASPIQNGMANLAGDEFGLQRSACNSMSSSLRSNSRPRIRRSMSANVVLHGRSDGPGLSPAATSNSPSGLCPPTHPQREQNGKIDLLKKRFLRTANNLHSEVNSGLNSSRIELPLSASSSKGNNKFRTLSANEHQGIKYAPNYEYDDIENNNGETEYYTHYLDPYCRYEDATSETDISHSTLTNLNLHRSNTFSNSSFNVDENDASIAFSRMFTRKRANTGGSVSSIVSNSQIVSPCNIPGNTSVNSIQSLLYSPIRSHSPGRSRSNTKCSSNTRIPCEPSSKCLSSISTGTATNQQPQSIHKSDSIIEMGSYIDTHVRQRYSHKKKQESILESLKQYQQSSTSGGVTPTFSHVSNSSISDVNFPNVPYTEYCGMWTIENDNFINNLYDEQSLPAVNGIPTTTIEENEEAEPQMVPITIASNTKRDFEPPGRSISTSESSYQYLHDSQSVGLVHTRVGSPSINLMNMENKQQQQHLKQTPYSSESNELCEDLVASDNNPLESYVEFDLENALTILSTENEVPLDVTTDKSSNSTLNQKKVLSSATGVDMISSTLEVDNCNSQGDVKDNDQGQNNHSHQFSRHNYKFQDLDIPHLRNDFYTFMENKDI